TGTATTATTGAGTCAAGCGCAAACGCCTTTTGCCGAAAATTTAAACCTGAAATTGCGGATTGCTCCATCAGAAATTTATGATTTGATGATAGGCCAACCCAACGGCTATTTGTACATTGGCACAGACGAAGGGCTGTACCGCTACGACGGCCAAAGCGTGCGAAAATGGGAAGCTCCCAGCCGCTACGCGCAAAGTTTGTCGAGCCTGTGCCAGACCTCCGACGGAACGGTTTGGTGTCGAAACTTTTCGGGTAACGTGTTTACGTTGCGTGCCGACTCGCTGCAAGTGCTGCCAACTCCCACGCATTTTGGCCGCCTTATCAACATGAACACGGCAGGCCGCCAGCTTTTTATTTGTTACGAAAAAGCAATACTTGCTTACACGCACCAAACCGCCGACACTTTGCTCAAACTGCCCGCCAACGAGGTTTTTACAACTTTTGATACAGAAAATAAAACGCAACGAATCGCGGGGCTGACGGCCACAGGCAAATTATTTTTTACTGAAAACCAAAGAATTAAGCAAGTTCAAACGCCTTTTGCGCAAACGGATTTGCAGCTTACGTGGTGGCGCGGCCAGCCTGTTGGCACGCACAAAGGCAATTTGTACACGGCTCCGTTAGTGGAACTTTTGGGTAGAAAAATGTATGGGCAAATAGCGGCGAACGTGCGCGTTTTTCATAGCGTGCAGGAAGCCCAAAACCTGTGGTTTTGTACCAACGATGGGGCTATTTGTTTGCCCAACGAAAATGTCCCCGCAACGCAACTGCTTGCAGGCGAGCGCGTAAGCGACATTGTAAGCAACGAAAGTGGTACGCGTTGGCTCTCGACGCTGGACGGAAAATTGTTTCAGGTGCAAAGTTTGAGCATAGCGCAAAGTTTTGCCGACAAGCGTTTTTGCTCCATTTTGGTAGATAAAAATCAACTCATTTTGGGCGATTTGGACGGGCGTTTGCATCGCACGGACACCGCCGCCGCGCAGTTGTGGAGTTCTGGACAAACCGCCAAACGCGAAATTGCTTTCATTCAGCCCATGACGGGCGGCAGGTTGCTGACCAGCGAAGGAATTTGGCAAGCCAAAACACTGCAACTGCAAAAACTGGCTTTGATGGGGCGAATGGCCACCCGCACGCGCGGCGGAGATTGGCTAATGGCTTTGTTTACAGAAAGTTGTGTAGTAGGGGCCAATATTTTTGATGCGCCTCAAGAACCCGAAAAAGCCGCTTTGCGCGTGGCGATGGGAACGCGTAAAATCTTGCCTTTGCGCAATGGCCGCGCGATTAGTTGCCAAACTTTGGCGGGAAAATGGGCGTATGCCGTCGGTTATGACGATGGACTTTGGGTTTTTGACCGAAGCGGCAACGGCCACGAGTTGCGCACGCCTGACGGCCAAAGCATTACGGCGCGTTGTATGGCCGTGTGTGGTTCGCAACTTTGGGTAGGCAGTACGAAAGGTTTATTTCAGTTTGAAGTTTTGGAAAATAATTGGCCGAAATTTATTCAGCAATTTTCTGAAAATGAATATATTATGGCATTGGCAGCCGACGCAGAAGGTGTTTTTTATATCAACAAAAAGCAGCAAGTAATCGCGTTAAACCCGCACACGGCGGCCAAACAATGCGTTTTTGGGGTGGAAGATGTTTTGTCTCTAAAAATAAAAAACTTGGCACTTTCTCCGCAATTTATTTGGGTGGTCGGTACGCGCGGTTTGTTCAGAATCAGCCGCCGAAAGCCTGTTGCCGCCACTACGGCGCGTTTGTTGGTGAGTTTGCAGGACAGTAGCCCAATTGCCGAAGGTGCGGCCATTGATTTTGAATACGAACAAATCGCATTGAGTGAAGCGCAAATCGAGGCTATTAGTGTGCGCACCGACGAGCAACCGCAATGGCAAAGTTTGGCGAAAAGTGGCGGAAAATGGCAACTAATAGCCCAAACCGCAGGTACGCATTGGGCCGAATTTCGGTTAAGTTCGCCGTTTTATGCCGCCCAAACCCAACGCCTGACTTGGACGGTGTCGGCCAAGCCGTTTACCATAAGTTTAAAAATAGTGCTGTGGGCAGTGGCAGTGTTAGCGGTTGGTTTGGTGTTCATTTATTTTAGAATAAAAAGAATAAAACAACAGCAAGCCAATGAGTTAGCTTTGATAGAGTCGCAACTGACGGCGGTGAGTGCGCAGATGAATCCGCATTTTATTTTTAATATTCTCCAATCCATTCAGGGCATGATTATGGACGGCGACAAGCGAACCGCCGTGCAGCTTTTGGGCGAATACGCCAAGTTTACGCGCAAAATTTTAGATTTTTCGGACAAAAAATGGATTAGTATTAAAGACGAAATTACGCATCTGGAAACCTATATTAAACTTGAAAATTCGCGCCTCGACAACTCCATTCGCTGGGAAATCAGGACGGACAGCCAACTGAATTTGCAAAAAAATATTCCCACACAACTCATTCATCCGCTGATAGAAAATGCCATCAAACACGGATTGGCGCACCAGACGGGAGAGCGGCGTTTGTTGATAGATTTTGTGTTGGATACCGCCGACAATAGCCTTCAAATTGAGGTAACGGACAGCGGAATAGGCCGAGAGGCCGCCGCCCAAAAGCGCAAAAGCGGACACGTTTCTTTTTCTACCAATGCCTTGTCCAAACGAATAAATCTTTACAACTTGCTGCTACAAACCAACATTACTTTTGGCTATACTGATTTGCTGGCCAATGGTTTACCTTTAGGAACAAAAGCATTCATTCACATCAAATACACATCTTATGCTAAAAATATTACTGATTGACGACGAGCCAAACGTAATGAAAGCGGTGGCGGGGTTGTTGCGCGAGTTTCACCCAGAGCATACCATCGTGGCGCAATGCCACACCGTACCAGAGGCCGTTATTGCCATTAAGCAACACCATCCGCACTTGGTAATCAGTGATATAGAAATGCCGCAATACCCTGGTTTTGAATTGTTCCAGTTCTTTTTGCCCGAAGAAGTGAATTTCAGTACGGTGTTCCTGACGGGTTACAGTGAGTATTCGCTTAAGGCTTTTGAGGTTGGCGCGATTGATTATTTGCTCAAACCGCTTCAGCCCGACGAGTTGGCCAGAGCTTTGAAGCGAGCCGAAAAACGATTTTTGGGCGATACGCAGCAACAAAACGGAAAACTGTACAAGCAACTCACGGAGGAAAATCTGATGTTTTCGCAGTGGGATAAAATCAGTTTGCCGATGAGCGAAGGCATACGCCTTATCAAAATAGATGAAATTGTGGTGATTACCGCCGACCGCAGCTATTCGGTGATAAACATGATTTCGGGAGAAAAAATATTGATTTCCAAGAGTTTAAGTTATTTTGATAAGCTCGAACAAAAGCCTAATTTTTTGCGCGTGCATCGTTCGTACACCGTCAATCTGCAATACGTGCGTACTTACTCCAAGACAGGCAATGGCGTTTTGGAATTGAGCACAGGCGAGCGCGTGCCGATTGGCAGCGAGAAAAAAGCCCAAGTAGAAACAATGTTAGGGATTTGATATATCTAATTTATACCAAAAAGGCCTCTAAAACTTAGAGGCCTTTTTGGTGGGATAATACATCGCGGCTGTGTTATTCTTTCACGATGCGCAAATTATATTGGCGATTGCCTTCGCGTACACGTGCCACGTACACGCCCGAAGCCAACGCCGATAAATCAAGTGTGTTGTTGTTGGTGCTAACCGATTGTGCTACAAGTAATTTTCTTTGTAAATTAAACACTTGAATTTGAGCCGTTTTGCCTTCTGCAATATTCCAAAATACTTTGCCTTTGCTTGGGTTCGGGTAAGCAGAAATCGCGGCATTGGTGGCGAGTTGGTCGTCTATACCCGTAATGTACGACAGGTGCAAAATGACGGTACTGTCGCAGCCGTTGGAAGCAGGAAGCGTAAGGCTGTACATCCCAGCTTGCGAAAGTACTTGGCTACCAAAGTTGTAGATTTGGCCTACTGGCAAGTTGATGTTTAGCACGGTTTGGAACGTATCTTTTTTAGTTAAAGCAAATGTATTAGAAGTTACCGTTCCGCAGCCACCCGTAACTACTACGCTATAATCCGTTCCGAACTGTGCGGCAGTTAAATTGTTGAGTGTGA
This genomic window from Flexibacter flexilis DSM 6793 contains:
- a CDS encoding sensor histidine kinase, with translation MKHTFIPFIICFFLIINVLLSQAQTPFAENLNLKLRIAPSEIYDLMIGQPNGYLYIGTDEGLYRYDGQSVRKWEAPSRYAQSLSSLCQTSDGTVWCRNFSGNVFTLRADSLQVLPTPTHFGRLINMNTAGRQLFICYEKAILAYTHQTADTLLKLPANEVFTTFDTENKTQRIAGLTATGKLFFTENQRIKQVQTPFAQTDLQLTWWRGQPVGTHKGNLYTAPLVELLGRKMYGQIAANVRVFHSVQEAQNLWFCTNDGAICLPNENVPATQLLAGERVSDIVSNESGTRWLSTLDGKLFQVQSLSIAQSFADKRFCSILVDKNQLILGDLDGRLHRTDTAAAQLWSSGQTAKREIAFIQPMTGGRLLTSEGIWQAKTLQLQKLALMGRMATRTRGGDWLMALFTESCVVGANIFDAPQEPEKAALRVAMGTRKILPLRNGRAISCQTLAGKWAYAVGYDDGLWVFDRSGNGHELRTPDGQSITARCMAVCGSQLWVGSTKGLFQFEVLENNWPKFIQQFSENEYIMALAADAEGVFYINKKQQVIALNPHTAAKQCVFGVEDVLSLKIKNLALSPQFIWVVGTRGLFRISRRKPVAATTARLLVSLQDSSPIAEGAAIDFEYEQIALSEAQIEAISVRTDEQPQWQSLAKSGGKWQLIAQTAGTHWAEFRLSSPFYAAQTQRLTWTVSAKPFTISLKIVLWAVAVLAVGLVFIYFRIKRIKQQQANELALIESQLTAVSAQMNPHFIFNILQSIQGMIMDGDKRTAVQLLGEYAKFTRKILDFSDKKWISIKDEITHLETYIKLENSRLDNSIRWEIRTDSQLNLQKNIPTQLIHPLIENAIKHGLAHQTGERRLLIDFVLDTADNSLQIEVTDSGIGREAAAQKRKSGHVSFSTNALSKRINLYNLLLQTNITFGYTDLLANGLPLGTKAFIHIKYTSYAKNITD
- a CDS encoding LytR/AlgR family response regulator transcription factor, which produces MLKILLIDDEPNVMKAVAGLLREFHPEHTIVAQCHTVPEAVIAIKQHHPHLVISDIEMPQYPGFELFQFFLPEEVNFSTVFLTGYSEYSLKAFEVGAIDYLLKPLQPDELARALKRAEKRFLGDTQQQNGKLYKQLTEENLMFSQWDKISLPMSEGIRLIKIDEIVVITADRSYSVINMISGEKILISKSLSYFDKLEQKPNFLRVHRSYTVNLQYVRTYSKTGNGVLELSTGERVPIGSEKKAQVETMLGI